A window of Phyllobacterium sp. T1293 contains these coding sequences:
- a CDS encoding PaaI family thioesterase encodes MSEMLNTTFGLVPPEVAATLSGLDLLQGLLDGTYPAPPFAETTDLWPISVETGKVVFEARPSKRFYNPMGFVHGGWISLLIDTVMGCAVQSTLKAGQTYTTLEMKTTFVRSVLETTGNLRCEGIMLHSGSRTASAEGKIFDGSGRLVAHGSETCLVMDALKKAS; translated from the coding sequence ATGTCCGAGATGCTCAATACAACTTTTGGTCTGGTTCCGCCCGAGGTTGCCGCCACGCTTTCAGGGCTCGATCTTCTGCAGGGATTGCTGGATGGCACCTATCCCGCACCGCCATTTGCTGAAACCACCGATCTTTGGCCAATTTCGGTTGAAACGGGCAAGGTTGTGTTTGAGGCGCGGCCATCAAAGCGGTTCTACAATCCCATGGGTTTCGTCCATGGCGGATGGATTTCCCTGCTCATTGATACGGTTATGGGCTGTGCGGTGCAGTCAACGCTGAAGGCGGGCCAGACCTATACGACACTGGAAATGAAAACGACATTCGTCCGTTCCGTGCTTGAAACGACGGGTAATCTGCGCTGCGAAGGCATTATGCTGCATTCCGGCAGCCGGACAGCGAGCGCTGAAGGCAAGATTTTTGACGGCAGCGGCAGGCTTGTCGCCCACGGTTCGGAAACCTGTCTCGTCATGGATGCGCTGAAAAAGGCGAGTTAA
- a CDS encoding mobile mystery protein A, whose translation MSVKDTVARQYKKLADHGLQQVSGLLVPPEGWIATLRKALAMSGPQLAKRAGITKAAIYQAERNEREGAITLNQMQKMAEALGGRFVYAVVLHERVDDVLKAQALENAEGIVRRASSHMALEQQSLSPEQTQIEIDRLADSMIRHMPPDFWKKT comes from the coding sequence ATGAGTGTAAAAGACACCGTAGCGCGCCAATATAAAAAATTGGCCGATCATGGCCTACAGCAGGTTAGCGGGCTTCTTGTGCCGCCTGAGGGGTGGATCGCGACATTGCGCAAGGCTCTGGCTATGAGCGGTCCGCAACTGGCAAAAAGAGCAGGCATAACAAAAGCTGCTATTTATCAGGCTGAACGCAATGAACGCGAGGGAGCAATTACCCTCAATCAGATGCAGAAAATGGCAGAGGCGCTTGGCGGACGATTCGTGTATGCGGTTGTGCTTCATGAAAGGGTTGATGATGTTCTCAAGGCTCAAGCTTTGGAGAATGCCGAAGGTATTGTCAGACGTGCAAGTTCTCACATGGCTTTGGAGCAGCAATCTTTATCTCCGGAACAGACACAAATTGAGATTGATAGGCTCGCCGACAGCATGATCCGGCATATGCCTCCCGACTTTTGGAAAAAAACTTAG
- a CDS encoding FMN-binding negative transcriptional regulator, translating into MYRPPAFREDRLDVMHDLIRKHPLAMLVTGGEHGLMANLIPFEIDPDGSPNGTLRAHLAKANEQVAALQAGAEAMIIFQGPNTYVTPSWYATKREHGKVVPTWNYVVVQAWGTPHVEDGAEWLRRQIGSLTRTQEAGRAQPWAVEDAPENFIAGQIKGIIGIEIPITRIEGKWKVSQNRGEADRTGVAEGLRQEGPEAEAMARIVDERGKLGGN; encoded by the coding sequence ATGTATAGGCCACCTGCATTTCGCGAAGATCGTCTCGACGTCATGCACGATCTGATCCGCAAGCACCCGCTGGCTATGCTGGTGACGGGCGGCGAGCACGGATTGATGGCCAACCTCATTCCGTTTGAAATCGACCCGGATGGCTCGCCAAACGGCACGCTTCGGGCCCATCTTGCCAAAGCCAATGAGCAGGTTGCGGCCCTGCAGGCGGGGGCGGAAGCCATGATCATCTTTCAGGGACCGAACACCTATGTGACGCCTTCGTGGTATGCGACGAAGCGCGAACACGGCAAGGTTGTCCCTACCTGGAATTACGTGGTTGTGCAGGCTTGGGGAACGCCGCACGTCGAAGATGGCGCGGAGTGGCTACGCCGCCAGATCGGCAGCCTGACGCGCACGCAGGAAGCAGGCCGCGCGCAGCCATGGGCGGTCGAGGACGCGCCTGAGAATTTCATCGCCGGGCAGATCAAGGGCATTATCGGCATTGAAATCCCGATCACGCGCATTGAAGGCAAATGGAAGGTCAGCCAGAACAGAGGCGAAGCTGACCGAACAGGCGTGGCTGAAGGCTTGCGGCAGGAAGGCCCGGAAGCCGAGGCCATGGCGCGGATTGTCGATGAACGGGGGAAGCTCGGCGGCAATTAG
- a CDS encoding mobile mystery protein B, giving the protein MFEEAKGATPLEPDEIHGLKFSHITTRGELDELEQANIEQGLMWLARRRGGDILTDSFIRTLHVRLFGDVWNWAGSYRRSEKNIGIDPFHISMQVRMHLENARHWAENAVYTPLEAAARFHHRLVQIHPFPNGNGRHTRIAADVFLADYYGHSPMQWANGFDLQADNERRTTYLKALRNADAGDFEALLIFVGA; this is encoded by the coding sequence GTGTTCGAGGAAGCAAAAGGCGCTACGCCCCTCGAACCTGATGAAATTCATGGACTTAAATTCAGTCACATCACGACACGCGGTGAGCTTGATGAATTGGAACAAGCCAATATTGAGCAAGGTCTCATGTGGCTTGCGCGGCGACGTGGCGGCGACATTCTGACCGATAGCTTTATCCGGACCTTGCATGTTCGTTTATTCGGCGACGTCTGGAACTGGGCAGGTAGCTACCGGCGAAGTGAAAAAAACATTGGTATCGATCCGTTCCACATTTCCATGCAAGTTCGCATGCATTTGGAAAATGCCCGCCATTGGGCAGAAAATGCCGTCTACACGCCCCTGGAGGCAGCGGCTCGATTTCATCACCGTTTGGTTCAGATTCATCCATTCCCAAACGGCAACGGTCGACATACACGCATTGCTGCCGATGTATTTCTGGCTGATTATTACGGCCATTCGCCGATGCAATGGGCAAATGGATTTGACCTGCAAGCCGATAACGAGCGGCGAACAACCTATCTAAAAGCCTTGCGAAATGCGGATGCAGGAGATTTCGAAGCACTCCTGATCTTCGTGGGGGCATGA
- a CDS encoding AGE family epimerase/isomerase: MTSGMKRIISFVMSGGVGSRLWPLSREDFPKQFHNLSGQGSMLLRTVKRMSARGGETSVPVYLLASERHADRISQDLSGVDLAGGRAILEPMGRNTAAAVVLATEITLREHGDDLVLVVPSDHEITTDRDFWNTVEAGTDAAMAGRIVVFGIQPDRPETGYGYIEVGPGNDNTRDVIRFVEKPDEKTAIQYLESKNFLWNSGIFLFRASAMRDAFRAHAPKIWDGAVAALDEATSNISGTYLPHDLYAEVPSISVDYAIMEHAKDIALVPARFRWNDLGSWQSLLEVSSTDGSGNVIVGDVVAIDCENSYLRSNGRLLSAIGLRDLAVVSTSDATFVAPVTESQNVRKIVEQLEKTGRLETKFTPAQDRLPQVGAYEKRVRHWLFEETLPLWSTVGVDTRYGGFHEALTFDATPITRTKRMRTTARQIYAFAVAHEMGWDGPAHDLIDHGIRFITANGRTKRGGWVKTFNPDGTVLDGAEDAYDQSFVLLALAHAHRAGHPQALGLATETFAFIDEYLADSKLRGFLEMPGDTGLRRSNPHMHLLESFLAWYDVTGNRDYLQRAARIVDLFRHHFFDAETWTLGEFFTDDWERAPGEKGEWTEPGHHFEWAYLLSNFAAASGQKDVIRYARKLYASAIANGLNRTTELAYGAVSRHGLPLDTNSRSWPQTEAVKAAIALDGNGGPDLKPEVEARVGRLFRWHIEQAPKGLWIDLIDEKGRARAEDVPASIFYHLVCALTQYVDYIGKA, encoded by the coding sequence ATGACGTCGGGAATGAAGCGTATTATCAGCTTTGTCATGAGTGGTGGTGTCGGTTCAAGGCTTTGGCCTTTATCGCGTGAAGACTTCCCAAAGCAGTTTCACAATCTTTCCGGTCAGGGCTCGATGCTTTTGCGCACCGTCAAGCGCATGAGCGCGCGAGGCGGCGAAACCTCGGTTCCTGTCTATCTGCTGGCCTCCGAGCGTCATGCGGATAGAATCAGCCAGGATCTATCCGGCGTTGATCTGGCCGGTGGCCGTGCGATTCTCGAACCCATGGGCCGTAACACGGCCGCTGCGGTGGTGCTCGCAACCGAGATTACGCTGCGCGAGCATGGCGATGATCTCGTTCTTGTTGTTCCGTCCGATCATGAAATCACGACCGATCGCGACTTCTGGAATACGGTAGAGGCAGGCACCGATGCTGCCATGGCGGGACGAATCGTCGTCTTTGGCATCCAGCCTGACAGGCCGGAAACCGGTTACGGTTATATCGAGGTCGGCCCCGGGAATGACAATACGCGCGACGTAATCCGGTTCGTTGAAAAGCCCGATGAGAAAACCGCGATTCAATATTTGGAATCGAAGAACTTTCTCTGGAATTCCGGCATTTTTCTTTTCCGTGCCAGCGCCATGCGCGATGCATTCCGGGCGCATGCGCCGAAAATCTGGGATGGTGCCGTTGCCGCGCTTGATGAAGCCACAAGCAATATATCGGGGACATATCTGCCGCATGATCTTTATGCGGAAGTGCCATCCATTTCCGTCGACTATGCCATCATGGAACATGCCAAGGATATTGCGCTGGTTCCTGCGCGGTTTCGCTGGAACGATCTGGGCTCGTGGCAATCGCTTCTGGAAGTCAGCTCGACCGATGGCAGCGGCAATGTGATTGTCGGCGATGTGGTCGCTATCGACTGCGAGAATAGCTATCTACGCAGCAATGGCCGGCTGCTTTCTGCCATTGGCCTGCGTGATCTGGCTGTTGTGTCGACTTCAGATGCGACATTCGTTGCGCCCGTGACCGAAAGCCAGAATGTCCGCAAGATCGTCGAGCAGCTGGAAAAGACCGGGCGACTGGAAACAAAATTCACCCCAGCGCAGGACCGCCTGCCGCAGGTTGGTGCCTATGAAAAACGGGTGCGCCACTGGCTGTTTGAAGAAACACTGCCGCTCTGGTCTACGGTGGGTGTTGATACGCGCTATGGCGGCTTTCACGAGGCGCTGACCTTCGATGCCACGCCGATCACCCGGACAAAACGCATGAGGACTACAGCGCGGCAGATTTATGCTTTTGCCGTCGCCCACGAAATGGGCTGGGATGGTCCGGCCCATGATTTGATTGACCACGGCATTCGCTTCATCACCGCCAATGGCCGGACGAAGCGTGGCGGCTGGGTAAAGACCTTCAATCCTGATGGCACGGTTCTCGACGGGGCTGAGGATGCCTATGACCAGTCCTTTGTGCTTCTGGCGCTGGCCCATGCGCATCGCGCCGGTCATCCGCAGGCGCTGGGGCTTGCCACGGAAACCTTTGCCTTTATCGATGAATATCTTGCCGATTCAAAACTGCGCGGCTTCCTTGAAATGCCGGGGGATACCGGCCTTCGCCGTTCCAACCCGCATATGCATCTGCTGGAATCATTTCTCGCCTGGTACGATGTCACCGGCAACAGGGATTATCTCCAACGTGCAGCGCGTATCGTCGATCTGTTCCGGCATCACTTTTTCGATGCGGAAACGTGGACGCTCGGCGAATTTTTCACCGATGACTGGGAGCGCGCACCGGGCGAGAAGGGCGAATGGACGGAGCCGGGGCATCATTTCGAATGGGCCTATCTGCTTTCCAATTTCGCCGCCGCGTCAGGCCAGAAAGATGTCATCCGCTATGCGCGCAAACTCTATGCTTCGGCCATCGCCAATGGCCTGAACCGGACCACGGAACTGGCCTATGGTGCGGTTTCCCGCCATGGTCTGCCGCTCGATACCAATTCACGCAGCTGGCCGCAGACCGAGGCTGTCAAAGCGGCTATCGCGCTTGATGGCAATGGTGGGCCGGATTTGAAGCCTGAGGTGGAAGCGCGGGTAGGGCGGCTGTTCCGCTGGCATATCGAACAGGCACCCAAAGGCCTGTGGATTGACCTGATCGATGAAAAGGGCCGGGCGCGGGCGGAAGATGTGCCCGCTTCGATCTTCTATCATCTGGTTTGTGCCCTGACGCAGTATGTGGATTACATCGGCAAGGCTTAG
- a CDS encoding TetR/AcrR family transcriptional regulator, with translation MKIIEDSANSPEEPARRRGRPRSFDRETARDKAMMLFWQRGYEGTSINDLTEAMGITPPSLYTAFGSKEELYMEVLSLYKIGPGAYFTAALAEEKTAKGTISRLLHGAAASFTEGPGGCMISTAALSCAPDVKGVADKVAAMRSGTLGVLTALVQRAITDGEVPTSTNPQHLARFYGAIIQGMSVQAHDGATVDELTAIAETAMRAWPEKASD, from the coding sequence ATGAAAATAATTGAAGACTCCGCCAATTCGCCTGAAGAGCCCGCCCGCAGGCGTGGGCGTCCGCGCAGCTTTGACCGTGAAACGGCCCGCGACAAGGCGATGATGCTGTTCTGGCAGCGCGGCTATGAGGGCACGTCGATCAATGATCTGACGGAGGCCATGGGCATTACACCGCCCAGCCTCTACACGGCGTTCGGATCAAAGGAAGAGCTTTATATGGAGGTGCTGTCGCTCTACAAGATCGGTCCCGGCGCCTATTTTACCGCCGCGCTTGCAGAGGAAAAGACGGCAAAAGGCACCATATCGCGCCTGCTCCATGGTGCCGCGGCCAGCTTTACCGAAGGTCCCGGCGGCTGCATGATCTCGACAGCCGCACTTTCCTGCGCGCCTGATGTCAAGGGTGTTGCGGATAAGGTGGCGGCCATGCGCAGCGGCACGCTCGGCGTTCTCACCGCCCTTGTGCAACGGGCGATAACGGATGGTGAGGTGCCCACCTCGACCAATCCTCAACATCTGGCGCGGTTTTACGGCGCCATCATTCAGGGCATGTCGGTGCAGGCGCATGATGGCGCGACGGTCGATGAGCTAACGGCGATTGCGGAAACGGCAATGAGGGCGTGGCCTGAAAAAGCTTCAGACTAA
- a CDS encoding MFS transporter gives MTNALAAQKPNSGRPHNNQTKTIIAAVLGNAMEFYDFGVYAAFAVVLGHVFFPSANPNTSLLLSVATFGVGFVARPLGAILMGAYADRYGRKPAMTMTILLMALGSGMIGLLPTYQQIGYAAPVLLVIARLIQGFSAGGELGSATTFLIESASRGRRGFAASWQISSQNMGTVLSGTVGIVLATMLPADATEQWAWRVPFLIGILIAPIGFYIRHKLEETLDAEERLDTMSTVLSTVFKQHWRAILLCMMVTTGGMVSTAFFLFGTAFAIATLGLPQSTAMTITFTVGTVGVVFALIGGVLSDRFGVKNVLFTARMIFVLLLYPVMHFILSMNSPILLIAGFGFLMAIHSIASGAGISVSPKAFPVAVRTVGFATSYALGVTLFGGTAQAVFTAIISATGDKLSWILYIVAMCFIGLISLWFVRFVPDEPGLDKASHTEKVNAGVPVAAGA, from the coding sequence ATGACAAACGCTTTAGCTGCCCAAAAACCCAATTCCGGGCGTCCACATAACAATCAAACCAAAACTATCATAGCCGCCGTGCTTGGCAATGCCATGGAGTTCTATGATTTCGGGGTCTATGCGGCCTTTGCCGTGGTTCTTGGCCACGTATTCTTTCCGTCGGCAAATCCCAATACCAGCCTGTTGCTTTCGGTCGCAACATTTGGCGTTGGCTTTGTCGCCCGGCCGCTTGGCGCCATCCTGATGGGAGCCTATGCTGACCGTTATGGCCGCAAACCGGCGATGACGATGACCATCCTTTTGATGGCGTTGGGAAGCGGAATGATCGGGCTGCTGCCCACCTACCAGCAAATTGGCTATGCGGCACCGGTGCTTCTGGTGATCGCCCGTCTGATTCAGGGCTTTTCTGCCGGAGGCGAACTGGGGTCGGCGACAACCTTTCTGATTGAAAGTGCATCTCGCGGCCGCCGCGGTTTTGCTGCAAGCTGGCAAATTTCAAGTCAAAATATGGGTACTGTACTATCCGGCACGGTCGGTATTGTTCTGGCGACGATGCTCCCTGCCGATGCGACAGAACAATGGGCTTGGCGTGTGCCATTTCTGATCGGGATTCTCATTGCACCTATCGGCTTTTACATTCGCCACAAACTCGAGGAAACCCTCGATGCAGAGGAAAGACTCGATACCATGTCGACGGTTCTGTCGACTGTGTTCAAACAGCATTGGCGGGCCATTCTGCTGTGTATGATGGTGACAACGGGAGGGATGGTATCTACTGCTTTCTTCCTTTTCGGAACAGCTTTCGCCATTGCCACCCTTGGTCTTCCTCAATCAACAGCAATGACAATTACCTTCACTGTGGGAACTGTGGGGGTTGTGTTTGCCCTCATTGGCGGGGTGCTGAGTGATCGCTTTGGCGTCAAAAATGTTCTTTTTACCGCGCGCATGATCTTCGTTCTTCTGCTCTATCCCGTCATGCACTTTATTCTATCAATGAATTCGCCAATCCTTCTGATTGCCGGTTTCGGTTTTCTGATGGCTATTCATTCGATTGCATCCGGGGCAGGGATTAGTGTTTCGCCCAAAGCATTTCCGGTGGCTGTGCGCACCGTTGGTTTTGCGACGTCCTACGCTTTGGGAGTTACGCTGTTCGGCGGAACGGCACAGGCTGTCTTTACGGCAATTATCAGCGCCACGGGCGATAAGCTCTCCTGGATTTTGTACATTGTTGCAATGTGCTTTATCGGCCTGATCAGCCTTTGGTTTGTGCGTTTTGTGCCCGATGAGCCCGGCTTGGATAAAGCCTCCCATACGGAAAAAGTGAACGCAGGCGTGCCGGTTGCGGCGGGTGCTTGA
- a CDS encoding TetR/AcrR family transcriptional regulator has translation MRYSKDHKAETRQRVIEVASKRFRKDGIEATGLARLMADAELTHGGFYAHFSSKDQLVQESITAAVDSARDYLVHAVRSARARGADGMEAIIHAYLRPAHVKHPELGCAIPSLVAEVGRLSPAIRERLVEIVDALVDLIASVLPKHLEKEAAIERSRAILASMIGTLQLARLVTDEEASATILASGRQAALALARQA, from the coding sequence ATGCGCTATTCCAAGGACCACAAGGCCGAGACACGCCAGCGCGTTATAGAGGTTGCGTCAAAACGCTTCCGCAAGGATGGGATCGAGGCAACGGGTCTGGCACGGCTGATGGCTGATGCGGAACTGACCCATGGCGGTTTTTATGCGCATTTTTCATCCAAGGATCAATTGGTGCAGGAATCCATCACGGCGGCGGTGGATTCAGCCCGGGATTATCTGGTGCATGCGGTAAGAAGCGCGCGGGCGCGCGGTGCCGACGGGATGGAGGCTATCATCCACGCCTATCTGCGCCCTGCACATGTGAAGCACCCGGAGCTTGGCTGCGCCATTCCATCGCTGGTTGCGGAGGTTGGCCGCCTTTCGCCCGCAATACGCGAACGTTTGGTGGAGATCGTGGATGCGCTTGTTGATCTGATCGCGTCAGTTTTGCCCAAGCATCTTGAAAAAGAAGCGGCAATCGAGAGAAGCCGTGCGATATTGGCCTCAATGATCGGCACCCTGCAACTGGCAAGACTGGTGACAGACGAGGAAGCATCCGCGACTATTCTGGCTTCGGGCCGGCAAGCCGCTCTTGCACTGGCCCGGCAAGCCTGA
- a CDS encoding M20 aminoacylase family protein, with protein MTVLEKINAYQDELIAIRRDIHQHPEIGFEEVRTAGIVAAKLAGWGIEVHTEIGKTGVVGVLKGSNGNGRTIGLRADMDALPMDEQTNLAFSSSIPGRFHGCGHDGHTTMLLGAARYLAENHGFAGTAVFIFQPAEEGLGGARAMIKDGLFERFPCDEIYFVHNAPADEPYKIGIKPGPAMAGSDRFDMYIHGCGGHGAKPEACKDPIIVATALVQALQSIVSRNVQPLKTAVLSVTQIHSGTAYNVIPQEARISGTIRYLDREVQKTIHERMRTIAAGLAASFDVTIDVDIRNLTDVLVNTDALVEGFAQAARDIVGAENVYLKEQPVMGSEDFAEMLHLRPGVYGTIGHGGNIPVHNPGFVLDEGVLPVGASLLARIVERRLSA; from the coding sequence ATGACTGTTCTGGAAAAAATCAACGCATACCAAGACGAACTTATCGCTATTCGCCGCGATATTCATCAGCATCCCGAAATTGGGTTTGAAGAGGTGCGAACTGCCGGGATCGTTGCTGCAAAACTGGCTGGCTGGGGGATCGAGGTTCATACCGAAATTGGCAAAACCGGTGTTGTCGGCGTTCTCAAAGGCAGCAATGGCAATGGCAGGACAATCGGCCTGAGGGCCGATATGGACGCTCTACCGATGGACGAACAGACCAACCTTGCCTTCAGTTCAAGCATTCCGGGGCGCTTCCATGGCTGTGGACATGACGGCCACACCACAATGCTGCTCGGCGCTGCGCGTTATCTGGCGGAAAACCACGGCTTTGCCGGTACGGCTGTTTTCATCTTTCAACCGGCCGAGGAAGGTTTGGGTGGTGCTCGCGCCATGATCAAGGACGGGTTATTCGAACGCTTTCCCTGCGATGAAATTTATTTTGTTCACAATGCCCCGGCTGATGAACCTTACAAAATCGGTATCAAACCGGGACCGGCAATGGCAGGCAGTGATCGTTTTGATATGTATATTCATGGTTGTGGGGGACATGGTGCAAAACCTGAGGCTTGTAAGGACCCCATCATTGTCGCCACTGCATTGGTACAGGCACTGCAATCCATTGTCAGCCGCAACGTACAGCCGTTGAAAACGGCGGTGCTTTCCGTAACGCAAATCCATTCCGGCACGGCTTACAATGTCATTCCGCAGGAAGCGAGGATATCAGGAACTATTCGGTATCTGGATCGAGAGGTGCAAAAAACTATCCATGAGCGCATGCGCACCATTGCTGCCGGGCTTGCTGCGAGTTTTGATGTGACAATCGATGTCGATATTCGCAACCTTACGGACGTTTTGGTCAATACGGACGCGCTTGTCGAGGGCTTTGCACAAGCAGCTCGAGATATTGTCGGTGCGGAAAATGTCTATCTGAAAGAACAGCCTGTGATGGGCAGTGAAGACTTCGCCGAGATGCTGCATCTGCGGCCGGGCGTTTACGGGACGATTGGGCATGGCGGAAATATTCCCGTTCACAATCCCGGTTTTGTCCTCGATGAAGGCGTTCTTCCGGTGGGGGCAAGCCTTCTTGCCCGGATTGTCGAACGGCGGCTTTCAGCCTGA
- a CDS encoding serine hydrolase domain-containing protein — protein MNIPVAASLTTLSPIAPTLAVEASFKGRLDKVIDEAIADQTIVGTVILVAEDGKIVYRRAAGFADREAKAPIREDAIFRVASLTKPIVAVTALRLVEEGKLRLDDPVTTYLPDFRPKTADGREAVITIRQLMSHTSGLTYGFLQPADGPYLKAGVSDGLDQPGLSIEENLRRIVSVPLSHEPGAAWGYSVGLDVLGAVLAKATGKSLPELVKENVTGKLGMDDTGFTVTDRARLAVAYGDGEPPVRMGKAHSVPFIDGDVSFAPDRIFDPASYASGGAGMAGTADDYISFLEALRNGGSPLLKADSLKLLENSQIGDLVLDVAPPGTGFSLGFSIVKDPAAAGSPQSAGTWRWGGVYGQSWFVDPIRKLTVVALTNTAYAGMIGAFPDGVRDAIYGN, from the coding sequence ATGAACATACCAGTTGCCGCCTCCCTGACAACACTTTCTCCGATCGCACCGACGCTGGCCGTTGAGGCCAGTTTCAAAGGCCGCCTCGACAAGGTGATTGATGAGGCCATTGCCGACCAGACCATTGTAGGCACGGTCATTCTGGTGGCCGAAGATGGCAAAATCGTCTATCGCCGCGCTGCCGGTTTTGCTGATCGCGAGGCAAAGGCCCCTATCAGGGAAGATGCGATTTTCCGCGTTGCCTCGCTGACCAAGCCGATTGTCGCCGTCACGGCCCTGCGATTGGTGGAAGAGGGCAAGCTGAGACTGGATGATCCTGTTACGACTTATCTTCCGGATTTCCGCCCAAAGACAGCCGATGGCCGGGAAGCAGTCATCACGATCCGCCAGCTGATGAGCCATACATCTGGTCTGACCTATGGCTTTCTCCAGCCCGCCGACGGCCCCTATCTGAAAGCTGGTGTTTCCGATGGTCTCGATCAGCCGGGTCTTTCCATCGAGGAAAATCTCCGGCGTATTGTCAGTGTGCCCCTGTCCCATGAACCCGGCGCCGCATGGGGCTATTCGGTGGGCCTTGATGTGCTGGGCGCAGTTCTGGCCAAGGCAACGGGCAAATCCCTGCCGGAACTGGTGAAGGAAAATGTCACCGGCAAGCTCGGCATGGATGACACCGGATTTACCGTTACCGACCGGGCAAGACTGGCCGTGGCCTATGGCGATGGCGAACCACCTGTGCGCATGGGCAAAGCCCATAGTGTGCCGTTCATCGATGGCGATGTGAGTTTTGCACCGGACCGGATATTTGATCCCGCATCCTATGCGTCAGGCGGGGCCGGCATGGCCGGAACCGCCGATGATTATATCAGCTTCCTTGAAGCGCTGAGGAATGGTGGCTCGCCTCTGCTCAAGGCCGACAGTCTGAAACTTCTGGAAAACAGCCAGATTGGCGATCTTGTTCTGGATGTCGCACCTCCAGGCACGGGTTTCAGCCTTGGGTTTTCTATCGTGAAAGACCCGGCAGCGGCAGGCTCACCGCAATCGGCAGGAACATGGAGGTGGGGCGGGGTCTATGGTCAGTCATGGTTTGTCGATCCCATACGCAAGCTGACCGTCGTCGCGCTGACCAATACGGCTTATGCGGGCATGATTGGCGCATTCCCCGATGGGGTGCGCGACGCCATTTACGGCAACTGA
- a CDS encoding GGDEF domain-containing protein: protein MYTEYFPIVADLVHRLGLVALVSMAYGSIIRGFHTPMKRSFMVGLLFGCSAVISMLDPVIVDHGIIVDARSILLALSAPFGGVVAVLVSTTLTIISRILIGGNGVYAGVVGIVIIGLISLIFTQVYRPKTYSWKHFIILGLTVPLYTLSIFVLPFEQALPIFQRIALPMLTLSVTGIILISLFLHRERLRVDRVKTLEVDAHTDPLTNLANRRLFDRVARRTFRKAASTGGDVFSLVMIDIDSFKSINDHWGHSNGDLVLVEISTIIRSLVRKSDLVARYGGEEIAILMPTADAEEAMAMAEAIRRRVNETFFDFGRTQAHVTVSAGVSTFTSRHQSLTELIEEADIALYRAKRLGRNRIELASIAA, encoded by the coding sequence TTGTACACTGAATATTTCCCCATCGTCGCGGATCTCGTCCACCGTCTTGGCCTCGTAGCGCTGGTCAGCATGGCCTATGGCTCGATTATTCGCGGCTTCCACACCCCGATGAAGCGTAGTTTTATGGTGGGGCTGTTGTTCGGCTGTTCGGCCGTTATCTCCATGCTTGATCCCGTTATCGTCGACCATGGTATCATTGTTGATGCCCGTTCCATTCTGCTTGCGCTCAGCGCGCCATTTGGCGGCGTGGTTGCAGTGTTGGTCTCTACAACTTTAACAATTATTTCCCGCATCCTCATCGGGGGTAATGGTGTTTATGCCGGTGTTGTCGGCATTGTGATCATCGGTCTGATCAGCCTGATCTTTACGCAGGTGTACCGGCCAAAAACCTATTCCTGGAAGCACTTCATTATCCTTGGTCTGACTGTTCCGCTCTACACGCTGAGCATATTTGTCCTGCCATTTGAACAGGCGCTGCCGATTTTCCAGCGTATTGCCCTGCCAATGCTGACGCTGAGTGTCACAGGGATCATTCTCATCTCCCTGTTCCTGCATCGCGAACGCCTGCGGGTTGATCGCGTGAAAACGCTGGAGGTGGACGCCCACACCGACCCCTTGACCAATCTTGCCAACCGGCGGCTGTTCGACCGGGTTGCGCGCCGCACCTTCCGCAAGGCGGCTTCAACGGGCGGCGATGTCTTTTCGCTTGTCATGATTGATATCGACTCGTTCAAGAGCATCAACGATCATTGGGGCCACTCCAACGGCGATCTGGTGCTCGTTGAAATCTCCACCATCATCCGCTCGCTGGTGCGCAAATCTGATCTCGTGGCCCGCTATGGCGGCGAGGAAATTGCCATCCTGATGCCCACGGCTGACGCCGAAGAAGCCATGGCCATGGCCGAAGCAATCCGGCGGCGGGTCAACGAAACCTTCTTCGATTTCGGGCGCACGCAAGCACATGTGACCGTCAGCGCCGGTGTTTCGACCTTCACCTCCCGGCACCAGTCTCTGACAGAGCTTATCGAAGAAGCCGACATCGCGCTTTACCGGGCCAAACGCCTTGGCCGTAACCGCATCGAACTGGCATCGATAGCGGCCTAG